From Juglans regia cultivar Chandler chromosome 8, Walnut 2.0, whole genome shotgun sequence, the proteins below share one genomic window:
- the LOC109014113 gene encoding probable 1-deoxy-D-xylulose-5-phosphate synthase, chloroplastic isoform X1 — protein MGAASTGYPFGVTIHSNGKIGAFPHRMDCSSSSFPLNAEVSRINLYPSSDYAINFKGLVSHSLPDTDGFFWEKVPTPLLDVIESPIHLKNLSPKELKELADEIRFELSSVMSKTHKPFKSSLSVVELTIAIHHVFHAPVDKILWDEGDQTYVHKVLTGRRTLMHTVREKNGLSGFTSRFESDYDPFGAGHGCNSISAGLGMAIARDIKGKRERIVAVISNGTTMAGQIYEAMSNVGYLDSNMVVILNDSRHCLHPKTEEGPKTSINALSSTLSKLQSSKSFRKLRQVAKGVTKRIGSGMHELAAKVDEYARGMMGPLGSTLFEELGLYYIGPVDGHNIEDLICVLQEVASLDSMGPVLVHVVTEETEGPEHNRKSEISGKHLQDSSNFCPLPSRIHSLTYSDCFVEALAVEAEKDKDIVIVHAGMQMEPTLQLLQEKFPDRFFDMGIAEQHAVTFSAGMSCGGLKPFCIIPSTFLQRAYDQVVHDVDRQRLPVRFIITSAGLVGSDGPLQCGAFDIIFMSCLPNMIVMAPSNEDELAHMVATAAQINDRPICFRYPRGAIVRADYSICSGVPIEIGKGKVLAEGKDVALLGYGAMVQNCLKARSLLSKLGLDVTVADARFCKPLDIKLLRQLCENHEYLITVEEGSIGGFGSHVAQFLTLDGKLDGRIKWRPIVLPDNYIEHASADEQLALAGLTGHHIAATALSLLGRNREALLLMC, from the exons ATGGGTGCTGCTTCTACTGGGTACCCATTTGGAGTTACTATCCATTCCAATGGAAAAATCGGTGCTTTTCCTCACAGAATGGATTGCTCAAGCTCTAGTTTCCCTCTCAATGCGGAGGTTTCAAGAATTAACTTGTACCCTAGTTCCGATTATGCCATTAATTTCAAG GGACTTGTTAGTCATTCTTTACCTGATACTGATGGTTTCTTCTGGGAGAAAGTCCCAACACCTCTACTTGATGTAATTGAAAGCCCAATCCACTTGAAAAATTTGTCTCCTAAG GAACTGAAAGAATTAGCGGATGAAATTCGTTTCGAGTTGTCTTCTGTGATGTCAAAAACACATAAACCCTTTAAATCCAGTTTGTCAGTGGTAGAGCTGACAATTGCAATACACCACGTTTTCCATGCTCCAGTCGATAAGATATTGTGGGATGAGGGGGATCAG ACATACGTACATAAAGTTCTAACAGGAAGGCGGACCCTCATGCATACAGTGCGAGAAAAGAATGGCCTTTCTGGTTTTACATCTCGGTTTGAGAGTGATTATGATCCTTTTGGTGCAGGCCATGGTTGCAACAGCATTTCTGCTGGGCTTG GTATGGCGATTGCAAGGGATATTAAAGGAAAGCGGGAGCGTATAGTTGCTGTCATTAGCAATGGGACAACTATGGCAGGTCAGATCTATGAGGCAATGAGTAATGTGGGCTATCTGGACTCAAATATGGTGGTTATTTTAAATGACAGTCGTCACTGTTTACACCCAAAGACTGAAGAGGGCCCCAAGACATCCATTAATGCTCTATCTAGTACTCTAAGCAAGCTACAGTCAAGTAAATCCTTTCGGAAGTTGAGACAAGTTGCTAAG GGTGTTACTAAAAGAATTGGTAGTGGTATGCACGAATTGGCAGCCAAAGTAGACGAGTATGCACGTGGTATGATGGGTCCACTGGGATCAACTCTTTTTGAAGAGCTTGGATTGTATTACATTGGTCCTGTTGATGGGCATAATATTGAAGATCTGATTTGTGTTCTTCAAGAAGTAGCATCTCTGGATTCAATGGGTCCTGTGTTGGTTCATGTAGTAACAGAGGAAACTGAGGGACCAGAACATAATCGAAAGAGTGAAATATCAGGCAAGCACCTTCAAG ATTCAAGCAATTTTTGTCCATTACCGTCTAGGATCCACTCATTGACATATAGTGATTGCTTTGTGGAGGCTTTAGCTGTGGAGGCAGAGAAGGATAAAGATATTGTGATAGTTCATGCTGGAATGCAAATGGAGCCTACTCTTCAACTATTACAGGAAAAATTTCCAGACAGGTTTTTTGACATGGGAATTGCTGAGCAACATGCAGTCACATTTTCTGCCGGTATGTCCTGTGGTGGATTGAAGCCATTTTGCATAATTCCTTCCACCTTTCTACAGAGGGCTTATGATCAG GTGGTCCATGATGTAGATCGGCAGAGACTTCCAGTGCGATTCATCATTACCAGTGCAGGGCTTGTAGGGTCTGATGGCCCGTTGCAGTGTGGGGCATTTGATATTATATTCATGTCATGCTTGCCAAACATGATAGTCATGGCACCATCCAATGAGGACGAGCTTGCGCACATGGTGGCCACTGCAGCCCAGATTAATGATAGACCTATTTGCTTCCGGTATCCTAGGGGTGCCATCGTACGGGCAGACTACTCTATATGCAGTGGAGTTCCCATTGAG ATTGGAAAAGGGAAAGTTCTTGCAGAGGGTAAAGATGTTGCTTTGCTCGGCTATGGGGCAATGGTTCAGAATTGTCTGAAGGCTCGGTCCCTTCTCTCAAAGCTTGGCCTTGATGTAACAGTGGCTGATGCAAGGTTCTGTAAGCCCCTAGACATCAAGCTTCTCAGACAGCTGTGTGAAAACCATGAATATCTGATCACCGTTGAGGAAGGCTCTATTGGGGGATTTGGATCCCATGTTGCCCAGTTCCTCACACTTGATGGAAAACTTGATGGAAGAATTAAG tGGCGTCCAATCGTTCTACCAGACAACTACATAGAGCATGCATCAGCTGATGAACAGCTTGCTCTTGCTGGGTTGACTGGACATCATATAGCTGCAACAGCATTAAGTTTGCTTGGCCGCAACCGTGAAGCCCTCCTCTTGATGTGCTAG
- the LOC109014113 gene encoding probable 1-deoxy-D-xylulose-5-phosphate synthase, chloroplastic isoform X2: MGAASTGYPFGVTIHSNGKIGAFPHRMDCSSSSFPLNAEVSRINLYPSSDYAINFKGLVSHSLPDTDGFFWEKVPTPLLDVIESPIHLKNLSPKELKELADEIRFELSSVMSKTHKPFKSSLSVVELTIAIHHVFHAPVDKILWDEGDQTYVHKVLTGRRTLMHTVREKNGLSGFTSRFESDYDPFGAGHGCNSISAGLGMAIARDIKGKRERIVAVISNGTTMAGQIYEAMSNVGYLDSNMVVILNDSRHCLHPKTEEGPKTSINALSSTLSKLQSSKSFRKLRQVAKGVTKRIGSGMHELAAKVDEYARGMMGPLGSTLFEELGLYYIGPVDGHNIEDLICVLQEVASLDSMGPVLVHVVTEETEGPEHNRKSEISDSSNFCPLPSRIHSLTYSDCFVEALAVEAEKDKDIVIVHAGMQMEPTLQLLQEKFPDRFFDMGIAEQHAVTFSAGMSCGGLKPFCIIPSTFLQRAYDQVVHDVDRQRLPVRFIITSAGLVGSDGPLQCGAFDIIFMSCLPNMIVMAPSNEDELAHMVATAAQINDRPICFRYPRGAIVRADYSICSGVPIEIGKGKVLAEGKDVALLGYGAMVQNCLKARSLLSKLGLDVTVADARFCKPLDIKLLRQLCENHEYLITVEEGSIGGFGSHVAQFLTLDGKLDGRIKWRPIVLPDNYIEHASADEQLALAGLTGHHIAATALSLLGRNREALLLMC, from the exons ATGGGTGCTGCTTCTACTGGGTACCCATTTGGAGTTACTATCCATTCCAATGGAAAAATCGGTGCTTTTCCTCACAGAATGGATTGCTCAAGCTCTAGTTTCCCTCTCAATGCGGAGGTTTCAAGAATTAACTTGTACCCTAGTTCCGATTATGCCATTAATTTCAAG GGACTTGTTAGTCATTCTTTACCTGATACTGATGGTTTCTTCTGGGAGAAAGTCCCAACACCTCTACTTGATGTAATTGAAAGCCCAATCCACTTGAAAAATTTGTCTCCTAAG GAACTGAAAGAATTAGCGGATGAAATTCGTTTCGAGTTGTCTTCTGTGATGTCAAAAACACATAAACCCTTTAAATCCAGTTTGTCAGTGGTAGAGCTGACAATTGCAATACACCACGTTTTCCATGCTCCAGTCGATAAGATATTGTGGGATGAGGGGGATCAG ACATACGTACATAAAGTTCTAACAGGAAGGCGGACCCTCATGCATACAGTGCGAGAAAAGAATGGCCTTTCTGGTTTTACATCTCGGTTTGAGAGTGATTATGATCCTTTTGGTGCAGGCCATGGTTGCAACAGCATTTCTGCTGGGCTTG GTATGGCGATTGCAAGGGATATTAAAGGAAAGCGGGAGCGTATAGTTGCTGTCATTAGCAATGGGACAACTATGGCAGGTCAGATCTATGAGGCAATGAGTAATGTGGGCTATCTGGACTCAAATATGGTGGTTATTTTAAATGACAGTCGTCACTGTTTACACCCAAAGACTGAAGAGGGCCCCAAGACATCCATTAATGCTCTATCTAGTACTCTAAGCAAGCTACAGTCAAGTAAATCCTTTCGGAAGTTGAGACAAGTTGCTAAG GGTGTTACTAAAAGAATTGGTAGTGGTATGCACGAATTGGCAGCCAAAGTAGACGAGTATGCACGTGGTATGATGGGTCCACTGGGATCAACTCTTTTTGAAGAGCTTGGATTGTATTACATTGGTCCTGTTGATGGGCATAATATTGAAGATCTGATTTGTGTTCTTCAAGAAGTAGCATCTCTGGATTCAATGGGTCCTGTGTTGGTTCATGTAGTAACAGAGGAAACTGAGGGACCAGAACATAATCGAAAGAGTGAAATATCAG ATTCAAGCAATTTTTGTCCATTACCGTCTAGGATCCACTCATTGACATATAGTGATTGCTTTGTGGAGGCTTTAGCTGTGGAGGCAGAGAAGGATAAAGATATTGTGATAGTTCATGCTGGAATGCAAATGGAGCCTACTCTTCAACTATTACAGGAAAAATTTCCAGACAGGTTTTTTGACATGGGAATTGCTGAGCAACATGCAGTCACATTTTCTGCCGGTATGTCCTGTGGTGGATTGAAGCCATTTTGCATAATTCCTTCCACCTTTCTACAGAGGGCTTATGATCAG GTGGTCCATGATGTAGATCGGCAGAGACTTCCAGTGCGATTCATCATTACCAGTGCAGGGCTTGTAGGGTCTGATGGCCCGTTGCAGTGTGGGGCATTTGATATTATATTCATGTCATGCTTGCCAAACATGATAGTCATGGCACCATCCAATGAGGACGAGCTTGCGCACATGGTGGCCACTGCAGCCCAGATTAATGATAGACCTATTTGCTTCCGGTATCCTAGGGGTGCCATCGTACGGGCAGACTACTCTATATGCAGTGGAGTTCCCATTGAG ATTGGAAAAGGGAAAGTTCTTGCAGAGGGTAAAGATGTTGCTTTGCTCGGCTATGGGGCAATGGTTCAGAATTGTCTGAAGGCTCGGTCCCTTCTCTCAAAGCTTGGCCTTGATGTAACAGTGGCTGATGCAAGGTTCTGTAAGCCCCTAGACATCAAGCTTCTCAGACAGCTGTGTGAAAACCATGAATATCTGATCACCGTTGAGGAAGGCTCTATTGGGGGATTTGGATCCCATGTTGCCCAGTTCCTCACACTTGATGGAAAACTTGATGGAAGAATTAAG tGGCGTCCAATCGTTCTACCAGACAACTACATAGAGCATGCATCAGCTGATGAACAGCTTGCTCTTGCTGGGTTGACTGGACATCATATAGCTGCAACAGCATTAAGTTTGCTTGGCCGCAACCGTGAAGCCCTCCTCTTGATGTGCTAG
- the LOC109014114 gene encoding EG45-like domain containing protein 2, giving the protein MSQPPYLIFSGCLFLLLLLQLFPVFQADVGTAARYRPPYTPTACFGNDEGQFPSTNLFASAGEGIWDNGAACGRQYLVRCISAAVPRTCVPGETIQIRIVDRALTSVSRPTRDAVTIVLSTTAFRTIANLSATSINIEFQQV; this is encoded by the exons ATGTCTCAGCCTCCTTACCTAATCTTCTCGGGGTGCCTATTTCTACTGCTCCTACTACAGCTCTTTCCCGTCTTCCAAGCTGATGTTGGCACAGCTGCCCGCTACCGGCCTCCATACACAC CCACAGCTTGTTTTGGAAACGACGAGGGACAGTTCCCGTCGACAAACCTGTTCGCGTCGGCCGGCGAGGGGATATGGGATAATGGCGCTGCTTGCGGGAGACAATATCTGGTGCGGTGCATTAGCGCGGCTGTTCCAAGAACCTGCGTTCCAGGCGAGACCATTCAGATAAGGATTGTGGATCGTGCGCTCACTTCGGTTTCTAGGCCAACCAGGGATGCCGTTACCATAGTTCTTTCCACCACTGCATTTCGTACAATCGCCAACCTTTCGGCTACCTCCATTAACATCGAATTCCAACA GGTTTGA
- the LOC108982374 gene encoding 3-ketoacyl-CoA synthase 11-like, with product MSEFNPNANEPLIRPSTYSRKLPDFKQSVKLKYVKLGYHYLITHGMYLFLSPLPIVVAAQLSTCSLESLYELWDHLQYKLISVILCSTLLVFLLTLYFLTRPRPVYLVDFSCYKPEDARKCTRQIFMDRSCSTGTFTEENLEFQRKILERSGLGESTYLPESVLRVPPNLSMAEARKEAEAVMFGALDQLFDKTCLKPKDVGILIVNCSLFNPTPSLSAMVINHYKLRGNIVSYNLGGMGCSAGLISIDLAKDLLQVHPNSLALVISMENITLNWYFGNDRSMLVSNCLFRMGGAAILLSNKRSDWRGSKYRLVHTVRTHKGADNKCFSCVTQQEDSIGKIGVSLSKDLMAVAGEALKTNITTLGPLVLPMSEQLLFFATLFGRKLFKMKLKPYIPDFKLAFEHFCIHAGGRAVLDELEKNLQLSDWHMEPSRMTLHRFGNTSSSSLWYELAYTEAKGRVKKGDRIWQIAFGSGFKCNSAVWNALRTVNPGKEENPWIDEIHQFPVNVPKVSAI from the coding sequence ATGTCAGAATTCAATCCAAATGCAAACGAGCCATTGATTCGACCGTCAACATATTCGCGAAAGCTTCCAGATTTCAAACAATCCGTGAAGCTGAAATATGTGAAACTTGGCTACCACTACCTCATAACCCATGGAATGTACCTTTTTCTATCGCCTCTCCCCATTGTAGTCGCAGCACAGCTCTCTACTTGTTCACTCGAAAGTCTTTATGAGCTTTGGGACCATCTCCAATACAAGCTCATATCCGTGATTCTATGCTCAACACTCCTGGTCTTCTTACTGACCCTTTATTTCCTTACTCGTCCCCGCCCCGTTTACCTCGTTGACTTCTCATGCTATAAGCCTGAGGATGCTCGGAAATGCACGAGGCAGATATTTATGGATCGGTCCTGTTCGACGGGGACGTTCACCGAGGAAAACCTGGAGTTCCAAAGGAAAATTCTGGAAAGGTCGGGTCTTGGGGAGTCAACATATCTTCCTGAATCAGTTCTGAGGGTTCCTCCAAATCTGTCAATGGCAGAGGCGAGGAAAGAAGCTGAGGCAGTGATGTTTGGTGCTCTTGATCAGCTTTTTGACAAGACATGTTTGAAACCAAAAgatgttgggattttaattgtGAATTGTAGCTTGTTTAACCCAACACCATCACTATCTGCAATGGTTATTAACCATTACAAACTTCGAGGGAATATTGTTAGTTATAATCTGGGCGGGATGGGTTGCAGTGCTGGTTTGATATCCATTGATCTTGCTAAAGATCTTCTTCAAGTTCATCCCAATTCACTTGCCTTGGTGATTAGCATGGAGAACATCACTTTGAATTGGTATTTTGGGAATGATAGATCGATGCTTGTTTCAAATTGTTTGTTTAGAATGGGAGGAGCTGCAATTTTGCTTTCAAACAAGAGGTCTGACTGGCGCGGATCCAAGTATCGATTGGTTCATACCGTTCGAACCCACAAAGGTGCCGATAATAAGTGCTTCTCTTGTGTTACTCAACAAGAGGATTCCATTGGAAAGATTGGAGTTTCTTTGTCTAAGGATCTAATGGCAGTTGCTGGGGAAGCTTTGAAGACTAACATAACTACTTTGGGTCCTCTTGTGTTGCCAATGTCTGAACAACTGCTCTTCTTTGCCACATTGTTTGGGAGAAAACTTTTCAAGATGAAGTTGAAGCCTTATATTCCAGACTTTAAACTGGCTTTTGAGCATTTCTGCATTCACGCTGGAGGAAGGGCTGTGCTGGATGAATTGGAGAAGAATTTGCAGCTTTCAGATTGGCATATGGAACCTTCAAGAATGACACTCCACCGTTTTGGCAACACCTCCAGCAGCTCTCTGTGGTATGAATTGGCTTATACAGAAGCCAAGGGGAGGGTGAAGAAGGGAGACAGAATATGGCAGATCGCATTTGGGTCTGGGTTCAAATGTAACAGTGCAGTTTGGAATGCTCTACGCACTGTAAATCCAGGAAAGGAGGAGAACCCATGGATAGACGAGATCCACCAGTTTCCAGTGAATGTTCCTAAGGTCTCAGCCATTTGA
- the LOC108982377 gene encoding uncharacterized protein LOC108982377 isoform X4, with translation MSLCSSFSSPPRSLSFFSKTRPFKDDPKLLATSRFRASADVPDFLSADWLESRKKRPFGPRLNFGAEEAVQYQLDALKYNDQPRQDYGIEVMYRFAGFDPFERSTYFGPFFDLGQFERFRRIFHHSTYRVLLGHKDRKILSSLFVEENRFKQRVWIQGSRPEEEEIFQLTMVQDQPLDSLK, from the exons ATGTCGCTCTGTTCATCTTTCTCGTCTCCCCCCCgttccctctctttcttctccaAAACCAGACCCTTCAAAGATGATCCCAAACTCCTTGCAACCTCTCGCTTCAGAGCTTCTGCCGACGTTCCCGATTTTCTCTCTGCCGATTG GCTTGAATCTCGTAAGAAGAGACCTTTTGGCCCAAGATTAAAT TTTGGTGCAGAAGAAGCTGTCCAGTACCAGCTTGATGCACTCAAATACAACGACCAGCCCCGTCAAGATTATGGCATCGAGGTTATGTACAGG TTTGCTGGATTCGATCCTTTTGAAAGGTCCACCTATTTTGGGCCCTTTTTCGATTTGGGACAG TTTGAACGGTTTAGGCGGATTTTTCACCATTCAACCTATCGCGTTTTACTTGGTCATAAGGATCGAAAGATTCTTAGCAGTTTGTTTGTGGAGGAG AACCGATTCAAGCAGAGAGTTTGGATACAAGGAAGTCGCCcggaggaagaagaaatatttCAGCTTACCATGGTTCAG GATCAACCATTGGATTCATTAAAATAG
- the LOC108982377 gene encoding uncharacterized protein LOC108982377 isoform X3: protein MSLCSSFSSPPRSLSFFSKTRPFKDDPKLLATSRFRASADVPDFLSADWLESRKKRPFGPRLNKKLSSTSLMHSNTTTSPVKIMASRLCTGLLDSILLKGPPILGPFSIWDSLNGLGGFFTIQPIAFYLVIRIERFLAVCLWRRYKWLIISMNRFKQRVWIQGSRPEEEEIFQLTMVQDQPLDSLK, encoded by the exons ATGTCGCTCTGTTCATCTTTCTCGTCTCCCCCCCgttccctctctttcttctccaAAACCAGACCCTTCAAAGATGATCCCAAACTCCTTGCAACCTCTCGCTTCAGAGCTTCTGCCGACGTTCCCGATTTTCTCTCTGCCGATTG GCTTGAATCTCGTAAGAAGAGACCTTTTGGCCCAAGATTAAAT AAGAAGCTGTCCAGTACCAGCTTGATGCACTCAAATACAACGACCAGCCCCGTCAAGATTATGGCATCGAGGTTATGTACAGG TTTGCTGGATTCGATCCTTTTGAAAGGTCCACCTATTTTGGGCCCTTTTTCGATTTGGGACAG TTTGAACGGTTTAGGCGGATTTTTCACCATTCAACCTATCGCGTTTTACTTGGTCATAAGGATCGAAAGATTCTTAGCAGTTTGTTTGTGGAGGAGGTATAAATGGCTTATCATTTCCATg AACCGATTCAAGCAGAGAGTTTGGATACAAGGAAGTCGCCcggaggaagaagaaatatttCAGCTTACCATGGTTCAG GATCAACCATTGGATTCATTAAAATAG
- the LOC108982377 gene encoding uncharacterized protein LOC108982377 isoform X6, with protein MSLCSSFSSPPRSLSFFSKTRPFKDDPKLLATSRFRASADVPDFLSADWLESRKKRPFGPRLNKKLSSTSLMHSNTTTSPVKIMASRLCTGLLDSILLKGPPILGPFSIWDSLNGLGGFFTIQPIAFYLVIRIERFLAVCLWRRTDSSREFGYKEVARRKKKYFSLPWFRINHWIH; from the exons ATGTCGCTCTGTTCATCTTTCTCGTCTCCCCCCCgttccctctctttcttctccaAAACCAGACCCTTCAAAGATGATCCCAAACTCCTTGCAACCTCTCGCTTCAGAGCTTCTGCCGACGTTCCCGATTTTCTCTCTGCCGATTG GCTTGAATCTCGTAAGAAGAGACCTTTTGGCCCAAGATTAAAT AAGAAGCTGTCCAGTACCAGCTTGATGCACTCAAATACAACGACCAGCCCCGTCAAGATTATGGCATCGAGGTTATGTACAGG TTTGCTGGATTCGATCCTTTTGAAAGGTCCACCTATTTTGGGCCCTTTTTCGATTTGGGACAG TTTGAACGGTTTAGGCGGATTTTTCACCATTCAACCTATCGCGTTTTACTTGGTCATAAGGATCGAAAGATTCTTAGCAGTTTGTTTGTGGAGGAG AACCGATTCAAGCAGAGAGTTTGGATACAAGGAAGTCGCCcggaggaagaagaaatatttCAGCTTACCATGGTTCAG GATCAACCATTGGATTCATTAA
- the LOC108982377 gene encoding uncharacterized protein LOC108982377 isoform X2, whose translation MSLCSSFSSPPRSLSFFSKTRPFKDDPKLLATSRFRASADVPDFLSADWLESRKKRPFGPRLNFGAEEAVQYQLDALKYNDQPRQDYGIEVMYRFAGFDPFERSTYFGPFFDLGQFERFRRIFHHSTYRVLLGHKDRKILSSLFVEENRFKQRVWIQGSRPEEEEIFQLTMVQRVGGSWDGYWLTESLLHDGDAFTGGLAY comes from the exons ATGTCGCTCTGTTCATCTTTCTCGTCTCCCCCCCgttccctctctttcttctccaAAACCAGACCCTTCAAAGATGATCCCAAACTCCTTGCAACCTCTCGCTTCAGAGCTTCTGCCGACGTTCCCGATTTTCTCTCTGCCGATTG GCTTGAATCTCGTAAGAAGAGACCTTTTGGCCCAAGATTAAAT TTTGGTGCAGAAGAAGCTGTCCAGTACCAGCTTGATGCACTCAAATACAACGACCAGCCCCGTCAAGATTATGGCATCGAGGTTATGTACAGG TTTGCTGGATTCGATCCTTTTGAAAGGTCCACCTATTTTGGGCCCTTTTTCGATTTGGGACAG TTTGAACGGTTTAGGCGGATTTTTCACCATTCAACCTATCGCGTTTTACTTGGTCATAAGGATCGAAAGATTCTTAGCAGTTTGTTTGTGGAGGAG AACCGATTCAAGCAGAGAGTTTGGATACAAGGAAGTCGCCcggaggaagaagaaatatttCAGCTTACCATGGTTCAG AGGGTTGGTGGTTCTTGGGATGGTTATTGGCTGACGGAAAGTCTACTTCACGATGGAGATGCTTTTACAGGTGGATTGGCTTACTGA
- the LOC108982377 gene encoding uncharacterized protein LOC108982377 isoform X7 — protein MSLCSSFSSPPRSLSFFSKTRPFKDDPKLLATSRFRASADVPDFLSADWLESRKKRPFGPRLNFGAEEAVQYQLDALKYNDQPRQDYGIEVMYRFAGFDPFERSTYFGPFFDLGQNRFKQRVWIQGSRPEEEEIFQLTMVQRVGGSWDGYWLTESLLHDGDAFTGGLAY, from the exons ATGTCGCTCTGTTCATCTTTCTCGTCTCCCCCCCgttccctctctttcttctccaAAACCAGACCCTTCAAAGATGATCCCAAACTCCTTGCAACCTCTCGCTTCAGAGCTTCTGCCGACGTTCCCGATTTTCTCTCTGCCGATTG GCTTGAATCTCGTAAGAAGAGACCTTTTGGCCCAAGATTAAAT TTTGGTGCAGAAGAAGCTGTCCAGTACCAGCTTGATGCACTCAAATACAACGACCAGCCCCGTCAAGATTATGGCATCGAGGTTATGTACAGG TTTGCTGGATTCGATCCTTTTGAAAGGTCCACCTATTTTGGGCCCTTTTTCGATTTGGGACAG AACCGATTCAAGCAGAGAGTTTGGATACAAGGAAGTCGCCcggaggaagaagaaatatttCAGCTTACCATGGTTCAG AGGGTTGGTGGTTCTTGGGATGGTTATTGGCTGACGGAAAGTCTACTTCACGATGGAGATGCTTTTACAGGTGGATTGGCTTACTGA
- the LOC108982377 gene encoding uncharacterized protein LOC108982377 isoform X5, translating to MSLCSSFSSPPRSLSFFSKTRPFKDDPKLLATSRFRASADVPDFLSADWLESRKKRPFGPRLNKKLSSTSLMHSNTTTSPVKIMASRLCTGLLDSILLKGPPILGPFSIWDSLNGLGGFFTIQPIAFYLVIRIERFLAVCLWRRTDSSREFGYKEVARRKKKYFSLPWFRGLVVLGMVIG from the exons ATGTCGCTCTGTTCATCTTTCTCGTCTCCCCCCCgttccctctctttcttctccaAAACCAGACCCTTCAAAGATGATCCCAAACTCCTTGCAACCTCTCGCTTCAGAGCTTCTGCCGACGTTCCCGATTTTCTCTCTGCCGATTG GCTTGAATCTCGTAAGAAGAGACCTTTTGGCCCAAGATTAAAT AAGAAGCTGTCCAGTACCAGCTTGATGCACTCAAATACAACGACCAGCCCCGTCAAGATTATGGCATCGAGGTTATGTACAGG TTTGCTGGATTCGATCCTTTTGAAAGGTCCACCTATTTTGGGCCCTTTTTCGATTTGGGACAG TTTGAACGGTTTAGGCGGATTTTTCACCATTCAACCTATCGCGTTTTACTTGGTCATAAGGATCGAAAGATTCTTAGCAGTTTGTTTGTGGAGGAG AACCGATTCAAGCAGAGAGTTTGGATACAAGGAAGTCGCCcggaggaagaagaaatatttCAGCTTACCATGGTTCAG AGGGTTGGTGGTTCTTGGGATGGTTATTGGCTGA
- the LOC108982377 gene encoding uncharacterized protein LOC108982377 isoform X1 — MSLCSSFSSPPRSLSFFSKTRPFKDDPKLLATSRFRASADVPDFLSADWLESRKKRPFGPRLNKKLSSTSLMHSNTTTSPVKIMASRLCTGLLDSILLKGPPILGPFSIWDSLNGLGGFFTIQPIAFYLVIRIERFLAVCLWRRYKWLIISMNRFKQRVWIQGSRPEEEEIFQLTMVQRVGGSWDGYWLTESLLHDGDAFTGGLAY; from the exons ATGTCGCTCTGTTCATCTTTCTCGTCTCCCCCCCgttccctctctttcttctccaAAACCAGACCCTTCAAAGATGATCCCAAACTCCTTGCAACCTCTCGCTTCAGAGCTTCTGCCGACGTTCCCGATTTTCTCTCTGCCGATTG GCTTGAATCTCGTAAGAAGAGACCTTTTGGCCCAAGATTAAAT AAGAAGCTGTCCAGTACCAGCTTGATGCACTCAAATACAACGACCAGCCCCGTCAAGATTATGGCATCGAGGTTATGTACAGG TTTGCTGGATTCGATCCTTTTGAAAGGTCCACCTATTTTGGGCCCTTTTTCGATTTGGGACAG TTTGAACGGTTTAGGCGGATTTTTCACCATTCAACCTATCGCGTTTTACTTGGTCATAAGGATCGAAAGATTCTTAGCAGTTTGTTTGTGGAGGAGGTATAAATGGCTTATCATTTCCATg AACCGATTCAAGCAGAGAGTTTGGATACAAGGAAGTCGCCcggaggaagaagaaatatttCAGCTTACCATGGTTCAG AGGGTTGGTGGTTCTTGGGATGGTTATTGGCTGACGGAAAGTCTACTTCACGATGGAGATGCTTTTACAGGTGGATTGGCTTACTGA